GGCTGCGATTACATCCTTAACATCCTTACCCAATTGTGCAAAATCGGCCGACAGAATCGAAGGCGCAATCCAGTTTTCTTGTTTTGCCATCTTTATAACACCTTAATAAATAAATATAAAAAAATAATGCGTGCATTTTAACAGCATACTTATAAAATGGGCAAAAAAATGGCGCCCCGCCGGGAATGGCGTTTCTGTCATTATTTATTCATAAATAGCCGCTATAATGCTCGCTTTAGCGATAGGGAGTTTTTTGATGTCAAACGAGTCTGATCTGTTGCCGACACGTCGCAATCGCCCCCCCACCAAACCGGAAAAAAGCTTTAAAAAACTGATTCACTTTTTCGAGTTCATCGGTCTGGTCATCATCGCCCTTGCCACAATCTATGCCGGCGGACACGAAGCCTATCGCATGATTCTCAACCACACCGTCACGCTGGGCGACCTGCTTTTACTCTTTTTATATCTCGAAGTGCTGGCAATGGTTGCCATCTATCTGGATTCCGGAAAGCTGCCGATTCGCCTGCCGCTTTATATCGCCATCGTCGCTCTGGCCCGTTATCTGATTCTCGACATGAAGTCACTGAGCGAATGGCAAATGCTGGCCATCGCCGCAACCATTACTCTGATTACCATATCAACGCTGATTTTGCGGTTCGGGAGCCTCAAATACCCTTACGCAAACAAGCAAAAAGACGATTAAACATTTAAAGGACAGGATATCTTATGCAGCCGCTTTATGAATCCCAACTTACCAGCCTTCCACTGATCGCAAAAGGGAAAGTTCGCGACATCTACGACATCAACGACGATTATATGCTGATTGTCACCACCGATCGCATCTCGGCATTTGACGCCATTTTGCCAACCCCGATCCCGGGAAAAGGGGCGTATTCTGACCGAAACAGCGCAGTTCTGGATGAAGAAAACCGCCGACATCGTCCCGAACCAACTGGTAACCGACATCAGCCTGGCCGACTACCTGACACCGGAAGAGTTAAAGCAGCTGGAAGGACGCGGCATGATCGTCCGCAAATTAAAACCGCTCCCTGTCGAAGCCATTGTTCGTGGTTATCTGGTCGGTTCAGGCTGGAAAGAGTACAAAAAGAACCGCACCGTCTGCGGCATCAAATTACCGAAAGGTTTGAAGAAAGCGGAAAAGCTGCCGGAACCGCTCTTCACTCCGTCGACCAAAGCCGAACAGGGCGATCACGATGAGAACATCAGCTTCGAGCGTCTGATCGAAATCATGGGCGAAGAAAAATCTCACAAAGTGAAAGAACTCGCACTGAAACTGTATCAGTTCGCTGCCGATTTCGCCTTGGAACGCGGCATCATTATCGCCGACACCAAGTTTGAATTCGGTGAAGACGAAAACGGCACCATCTACCTGATCGATGAAGCCTTAACTCCTGATAGCTCACGCTTCTGGCCGGCAACCAGTTACAAAGTCGGCAGCAACCCTCCCAGCTTCGATAAACAATACATCCGCGACTACCTCGAAACACTGGAATGGGACAAAAACCCGCAAACCGGGCCTGAACTACCCGATGAAATCGTAGCCAAAACGCTGGAGAAATACCAAGAAGCTCAGGCACGCCTGACAGAGAACCTGTAAGCTTCCGATTTATTTGCAAATGACTTGACTGAAAAGACTTGGCTGAAGCAATACTGTACCCCAAACAACCGACCACATTCGAGTGGTCGGCAAGCGAGACAGAATACCTGGAAACGGACTTTCAACACGAACAAACCAGAGGCTTGCACAGAACCCTTAACAGGCATTTACCTTTCGGACACATTTTTTTATGACCGGCTTTTTCATCACCGGAACCGACACCGACGTCGGCA
Above is a genomic segment from Thiomicrorhabdus sp. containing:
- a CDS encoding phosphate-starvation-inducible PsiE family protein, translated to MSNESDLLPTRRNRPPTKPEKSFKKLIHFFEFIGLVIIALATIYAGGHEAYRMILNHTVTLGDLLLLFLYLEVLAMVAIYLDSGKLPIRLPLYIAIVALARYLILDMKSLSEWQMLAIAATITLITISTLILRFGSLKYPYANKQKDD